A window of Rhodanobacteraceae bacterium contains these coding sequences:
- a CDS encoding nucleoside deaminase translates to MLPVQIHLTLPAWTQHVVDMSRLYTTPEEQVLLAIELSRMNVEQSSGGPFGAAVFTDEGRLISIGVNRVIQQSCSVAHAETMAYMTAQQRLQVFRLNAIGRKITLATSSQPCCQCFGATVWAGIDRLLIGARSEDVESLTGFDEGPLPADWVGELNRRGIEVQRDICRDAAREALKRYRELEGQVY, encoded by the coding sequence ATCCTCCCCGTCCAGATCCACCTGACCCTGCCCGCGTGGACCCAGCATGTGGTCGACATGTCGCGGCTCTACACCACGCCCGAGGAGCAGGTGCTGCTGGCGATCGAGTTGTCGCGGATGAATGTCGAGCAGAGCAGCGGGGGACCGTTCGGCGCCGCGGTGTTCACCGACGAGGGCCGGCTGATCAGCATCGGGGTCAACCGTGTGATCCAGCAGAGCTGCTCGGTGGCGCACGCTGAGACCATGGCCTACATGACCGCGCAGCAGCGGCTGCAGGTGTTCCGCCTGAATGCCATCGGCCGCAAGATCACCCTGGCGACGAGTTCGCAGCCCTGCTGCCAGTGTTTCGGCGCCACCGTGTGGGCGGGTATCGACCGCTTGCTGATCGGCGCGCGCAGCGAGGACGTGGAATCGCTGACCGGCTTCGACGAGGGCCCGCTGCCGGCCGACTGGGTGGGCGAGTTGAATCGCCGTGGCATCGAGGTGCAGCGCGACATCTGCCGCGATGCCGCGCGCGAGGCGCTCAAGCGCTATCGTGAACTGGAAGGCCAGGTCTACTGA
- a CDS encoding SRPBCC family protein, translating to MVWLKRIAIGLVSLVVLLALVGLLLPSKTHVERSVLIERPISLVHPLLNSFKRFNEWSPWAAADPNAEYVFSGGDSGVGAKMAWKGDESVGQGSQTITASEPGRIAVDLDFGEMGIAKAEYRLAAEGKGTRVTWAFETDAGYDVLNRWFGLLMDRFIGADYERGLAKLQELAMTLPDVDIAGANIAIVERAAQPILYVTASSTTDPAAIAQAYGNAYGLIGAQMGKAGLEQAGAPMGIDNYYDERGYSFDAAIPVARTDVELEAPVQAGTSYAGRAVRVRHTGAYTGLNDAEAKGKAYIAVHGLKSKDRTLFEFVSDPGNTPEAELISDIYLPIE from the coding sequence ATGGTGTGGTTGAAGCGGATCGCGATCGGACTCGTTTCGCTGGTGGTGCTGCTGGCGCTGGTCGGACTGCTGCTGCCGTCCAAGACCCACGTGGAGCGTTCGGTCCTGATCGAGCGTCCGATCAGCCTGGTGCACCCGCTACTGAACTCGTTCAAGCGTTTCAACGAGTGGTCGCCGTGGGCCGCCGCCGATCCCAACGCTGAGTACGTCTTCAGCGGCGGCGACAGCGGCGTCGGCGCAAAGATGGCGTGGAAGGGCGATGAATCGGTCGGCCAGGGCAGCCAGACGATCACCGCCAGCGAGCCGGGGCGCATCGCGGTGGACCTGGACTTCGGCGAAATGGGCATCGCCAAGGCCGAATACCGCCTGGCGGCCGAAGGCAAGGGCACGCGCGTGACCTGGGCCTTCGAAACCGATGCCGGCTACGACGTGCTCAACCGCTGGTTCGGGCTGCTGATGGACCGTTTCATCGGCGCCGACTACGAGCGCGGCCTGGCCAAGCTGCAGGAACTGGCCATGACCCTGCCGGACGTGGACATCGCCGGCGCCAACATCGCGATCGTCGAGCGCGCGGCGCAGCCGATCCTGTACGTCACCGCATCGAGCACCACCGATCCCGCCGCCATCGCGCAGGCCTACGGCAACGCCTACGGCCTGATCGGCGCGCAGATGGGCAAGGCCGGGTTGGAGCAGGCCGGCGCGCCGATGGGCATCGACAACTACTACGACGAACGCGGCTACAGCTTCGACGCTGCGATCCCGGTCGCGCGCACCGACGTGGAGCTGGAAGCCCCGGTGCAGGCGGGCACCAGCTACGCCGGCCGCGCCGTGCGCGTGCGCCACACCGGCGCGTACACCGGCCTCAACGACGCCGAGGCCAAGGGCAAGGCCTACATCGCGGTGCATGGGCTGAAGTCCAAGGACCGCACCCTTTTTGAGTTCGTCAGCGACCCCGGCAACACGCCGGAAGCCGAACTGATCAGCGACATCTACTTGCCGATCGAGTAG
- a CDS encoding mitochondrial fission ELM1 family protein, whose protein sequence is MVVPAHDRLSGANVIAIEGSLHAIDDAWLAQQRNLCPALGRQPGPRTLLLVGGQRRGVDLVPASFERAAAALARWRAREGGSLWVIGSRRTPAAWRRKLRVLFADAQLRWFDPGDGDNPYRGALAWADRIVVTADSVNMQSEALATGKPVYTLCEGMPTGKLGRFHQAQVAAGRLRLLGAEPAEWRYPPLRELARIVPLVRARL, encoded by the coding sequence GTGGTCGTGCCCGCGCACGACCGCCTGTCGGGGGCGAATGTGATCGCCATCGAGGGCTCCTTGCATGCGATCGACGACGCCTGGCTGGCGCAGCAGCGCAATCTCTGCCCGGCACTTGGGCGGCAGCCCGGGCCGCGGACGCTGCTGCTGGTGGGCGGTCAACGGCGTGGTGTGGATCTGGTCCCGGCCAGCTTCGAGCGGGCGGCCGCCGCGCTGGCGCGCTGGCGCGCGCGCGAGGGTGGCAGCCTGTGGGTGATCGGCTCGCGGCGCACGCCGGCCGCCTGGCGCCGGAAGCTGCGCGTGCTGTTCGCTGATGCGCAGTTGCGCTGGTTCGACCCAGGCGACGGCGACAACCCCTACCGCGGCGCGCTCGCCTGGGCGGATCGGATCGTCGTCACCGCCGATTCGGTGAACATGCAGAGCGAGGCGCTGGCGACCGGCAAACCGGTGTACACGCTGTGCGAAGGCATGCCCACCGGCAAGCTCGGCCGCTTCCATCAGGCGCAGGTCGCTGCCGGGCGGCTGCGGCTGCTGGGCGCCGAGCCGGCCGAATGGCGCTATCCGCCGCTGCGGGAACTGGCGCGGATCGTGCCGCTGGTTCGGGCCAGGTTGTAA
- a CDS encoding mitochondrial fission ELM1 family protein — translation MELAPSIAVVSDGAAGNELQALALAGALSSELPRIWRLRARWPYSALVPQFAPVLAPGAWMPHLDEPWPEIAVGCGRIGAAALLSLKRASGGRTRTVQILDPRVSRRASTRWSCPRTTACRGRM, via the coding sequence ATGGAACTCGCTCCCTCGATAGCGGTGGTCAGCGACGGCGCCGCCGGCAATGAGCTGCAGGCGCTGGCGCTGGCGGGCGCGCTGAGCAGCGAGCTGCCGCGTATCTGGAGGCTGCGCGCGCGGTGGCCGTACTCGGCGCTGGTGCCGCAGTTCGCGCCGGTGCTGGCGCCCGGTGCCTGGATGCCGCACCTGGATGAGCCGTGGCCGGAGATCGCGGTGGGCTGCGGGCGCATCGGCGCCGCAGCGCTGCTGTCCCTCAAGCGCGCCAGCGGCGGGCGCACGCGCACCGTGCAGATCCTCGACCCGCGGGTGAGCCGGCGCGCTTCGACGCGGTGGTCGTGCCCGCGCACGACCGCCTGTCGGGGGCGAATGTGA
- a CDS encoding malonic semialdehyde reductase: MALDDAALATLFADAHTYTRWQDRPIDDALLHKLYDTLKWAPTGANSQAGRFVFVKSPEARERLKPALDEGNVRKAMTAGATVIVAADFEFYEHLNRLYPVASDPRSWFAGNPAAIEFAGTRDATLQGAYLILAARALGLDCGPMGGFNRAKVDAEFFAGTAYKSIFLVNLGYGAADGHYPRNPRFEFDEACKIV; encoded by the coding sequence ATGGCACTCGATGACGCGGCGCTGGCCACCCTGTTCGCCGATGCGCACACCTACACCCGCTGGCAGGATCGTCCGATCGACGATGCGCTGCTGCACAAGCTCTACGACACGCTGAAGTGGGCGCCGACCGGCGCCAACTCGCAGGCCGGCCGCTTCGTCTTCGTCAAGTCGCCGGAGGCCAGGGAGCGCCTGAAGCCGGCGCTGGACGAGGGCAATGTGCGCAAGGCGATGACCGCCGGCGCCACCGTCATCGTCGCCGCCGACTTCGAGTTCTACGAGCACCTGAACCGCTTGTACCCGGTCGCCTCCGATCCGCGCAGCTGGTTCGCCGGCAACCCCGCGGCGATCGAATTCGCCGGCACGCGCGATGCCACCCTGCAGGGCGCCTACCTGATCCTCGCCGCGCGCGCGCTCGGCCTGGACTGCGGCCCGATGGGCGGCTTCAACCGCGCGAAGGTGGACGCCGAATTCTTCGCCGGCACCGCATACAAGTCGATCTTCCTGGTCAACCTGGGCTACGGCGCGGCCGATGGCCACTACCCGCGCAACCCGCGCTTCGAGTTCGACGAGGCGTGCAAGATCGTCTGA
- the pspF gene encoding phage shock protein operon transcriptional activator: MSPADNNDLSLLGSAPSFVGVMEQVSRAAPLDRPVLVIGERGTGKELVAARLHYLSRRWDRPFVKMNCATLAETLLETELFGHEAGSFTGATKRHFGRFEIAHEGSLFLDELANASARVQEKVLRVIEYGEFERVGGRETIRTNVRLIAATNLDLPAEARAGRFREDLLDRLAFDVITLPPLRARPEDILPLAEHFATRMSQELRRDLFPGFSQRAQQQLMEHPWPGNVRELRNVVERAVYRMDDVEAEIDDIPFDPFDSPWRPRAQRMAVDAPPAAPPTLPAPAVTSGPRLPVDFRAEIERIEIEWLQAAMQQARFNQRKAAELLQLSYHQLRGYLRKYKLVGAGDENGEDEG, translated from the coding sequence ATGTCTCCTGCGGACAACAACGACCTGTCGCTGCTCGGCTCGGCGCCGTCCTTCGTCGGCGTGATGGAGCAGGTGTCGCGCGCGGCGCCCCTGGACCGGCCGGTGCTGGTGATCGGCGAGCGCGGCACCGGCAAGGAACTGGTCGCCGCGCGCCTGCACTACCTGTCGCGGCGCTGGGACCGGCCCTTCGTCAAGATGAATTGCGCGACGCTCGCCGAGACGCTGCTGGAGACCGAACTCTTCGGCCACGAGGCCGGCTCGTTCACCGGCGCGACCAAGCGCCACTTCGGGCGTTTCGAGATCGCCCACGAGGGCAGCCTGTTCCTCGACGAGTTGGCGAATGCCTCGGCGCGGGTGCAGGAGAAAGTCCTGCGCGTGATCGAGTACGGCGAGTTCGAGCGCGTCGGCGGGCGCGAGACCATCCGCACCAATGTGCGCCTGATCGCTGCGACCAACCTGGACCTGCCGGCCGAGGCGCGCGCCGGGCGCTTCCGCGAGGATCTGCTCGACCGCCTGGCCTTCGACGTGATTACCCTGCCGCCGCTGCGCGCGCGGCCCGAGGACATCCTGCCACTGGCTGAACACTTCGCCACGCGCATGAGCCAGGAGCTGCGGCGCGATTTGTTCCCCGGATTCTCGCAGCGCGCCCAGCAGCAGCTGATGGAACACCCCTGGCCCGGCAATGTGCGCGAGCTGCGCAATGTGGTCGAGCGCGCGGTCTACCGCATGGACGATGTCGAGGCGGAGATCGACGACATCCCCTTCGATCCCTTCGATTCGCCGTGGCGTCCACGGGCACAGCGTATGGCTGTCGACGCGCCGCCCGCGGCGCCCCCCACGTTGCCCGCGCCTGCCGTCACCAGCGGTCCGCGGCTCCCGGTCGATTTCCGCGCCGAGATCGAGCGCATCGAAATCGAATGGCTGCAGGCGGCGATGCAGCAAGCGCGCTTCAACCAGCGCAAGGCCGCCGAATTGCTGCAGCTCAGCTACCACCAGCTGCGCGGCTACCTGCGCAAGTACAAGCTGGTGGGCGCGGGGGACGAGAATGGTGAGGACGAAGGGTGA
- a CDS encoding acyl-CoA thioesterase → MLIQTVIPLRWRDLDAYNHVNNSVFLTFLEQARIEWFDSLPEPWRTPDGEPILAAATVNFRRPIQYPETLRIRLLAERVGNSSLTVSHRITSAGDEDVLYADGHTVVVWVSPRDGRPVPLPEVVRRIAGSAD, encoded by the coding sequence ATGCTGATCCAAACCGTCATCCCCCTCCGCTGGCGCGACCTGGACGCCTACAACCACGTCAACAACTCGGTGTTCCTGACTTTCCTGGAGCAGGCGCGGATCGAGTGGTTCGACAGCCTGCCGGAGCCCTGGCGCACACCTGACGGGGAGCCGATCCTGGCCGCGGCGACGGTGAACTTCCGCCGGCCGATCCAGTATCCGGAGACGCTGCGGATCCGGCTGTTGGCCGAGCGCGTCGGCAACAGCAGTCTGACGGTCTCGCACCGGATCACGTCTGCGGGCGATGAGGATGTGCTGTATGCGGACGGCCATACCGTCGTCGTGTGGGTCAGCCCGCGCGACGGGCGGCCGGTGCCCCTGCCGGAAGTCGTGCGCCGGATTGCCGGATCGGCCGACTAG
- a CDS encoding lysophospholipid acyltransferase family protein, giving the protein MKSDAAIAIERLRPAWRALFGLARLLARLPYRWQMRIAQLLSWPIAWAAGKRGAIVAANIALCFPELDARAQARLAARNLRCTAVSLFETSMAWFAPPRVTAGIVEVEGLEHLQRALEGGKGALCLYSHFTMIELGGRLLSEALGRPMHQMVRRNNDPAVEAVIDQGRRAFCGRTLEKKGLGELLRSLREGHPVGYAPDQNFNLHMAFVPFFGQPAATLTMTSRIARLSRAPVLCVWITRHPSGYGYRLRIDPPLTQFPSADPVTDTARIIALLEAEVRKTPEQYLWAHRRFKTRPDGSPVAYAEDLLKARHRQ; this is encoded by the coding sequence ATGAAGTCCGACGCCGCCATCGCGATTGAGCGCCTGCGTCCAGCCTGGCGTGCGCTGTTCGGCCTGGCGCGCCTGCTGGCGCGGCTGCCCTACCGTTGGCAGATGCGCATCGCGCAGCTGCTCTCGTGGCCGATCGCCTGGGCCGCCGGCAAGCGCGGCGCGATCGTCGCTGCCAATATCGCGCTGTGCTTCCCCGAGCTCGACGCGCGCGCGCAGGCCCGCCTGGCGGCGCGCAACCTGCGTTGTACTGCGGTCAGCCTGTTCGAGACCAGCATGGCGTGGTTCGCGCCGCCGCGAGTGACCGCGGGGATCGTCGAGGTGGAGGGCCTGGAGCACCTCCAGCGCGCGCTGGAGGGCGGCAAGGGCGCGCTCTGCCTGTACAGCCACTTCACCATGATCGAGCTCGGCGGCCGGCTGCTCAGCGAGGCGCTCGGCCGGCCGATGCACCAGATGGTCCGGCGCAACAATGATCCGGCCGTGGAAGCGGTGATCGACCAGGGCCGCCGCGCCTTCTGCGGGCGCACGCTGGAAAAGAAGGGTCTCGGCGAGCTGCTGCGCTCGCTGCGCGAAGGCCACCCGGTGGGCTACGCACCGGACCAGAACTTCAACCTGCACATGGCCTTCGTGCCCTTCTTCGGCCAGCCCGCCGCCACCCTGACCATGACCAGCCGCATCGCCCGCCTGTCGCGCGCGCCCGTGCTGTGCGTGTGGATCACGCGGCATCCGTCCGGCTACGGGTACCGTTTGCGCATCGATCCGCCGCTCACCCAGTTTCCGAGCGCAGACCCGGTCACCGACACCGCGCGCATCATCGCCCTGCTCGAAGCCGAAGTTCGCAAGACGCCCGAGCAGTACCTGTGGGCGCATCGGCGGTTCAAGACCAGGCCGGATGGGTCTCCGGTGGCGTACGCGGAGGACCTGCTCAAGGCCCGGCATCGGCAGTGA
- a CDS encoding glycosyltransferase family 2 protein: protein MREPLSVVVTTLNNAATLARCLGSVAFADERLLVDSGSTDDTLKIAAAHGCRILHKPFAGYGPQKQWAIEQATHRYVLLLDADEWLPEDCQREIIALMQSIGAGAPALAGWRIPRREQIFWQYQHALARLNTFLRLVDRTRFRMSASTVHAAPEVDGPTATLKAAFNHDGEPDIHTKVAKINAYSSGLVQDKLERGVVLVGLRMLLYPPWFFLRQYLFKRQFLDGWAGFIQSAVGAFYVFLKYAKVHEVRRRHRD, encoded by the coding sequence ATGCGCGAGCCGCTGAGCGTGGTGGTGACCACCTTGAACAACGCGGCGACGCTGGCGCGCTGCCTTGGGAGCGTGGCCTTCGCCGACGAGCGCCTGCTGGTCGATTCCGGCAGCACGGACGACACCCTGAAAATCGCCGCTGCGCACGGCTGCCGCATCCTGCACAAGCCCTTCGCCGGCTATGGCCCGCAGAAGCAATGGGCGATCGAGCAAGCCACGCATCGCTACGTGCTGCTGCTGGATGCAGACGAATGGCTGCCTGAGGACTGCCAGCGCGAGATCATCGCGCTGATGCAGTCGATCGGCGCCGGCGCGCCAGCGCTGGCCGGCTGGCGGATCCCGCGGCGCGAGCAGATCTTCTGGCAGTACCAGCACGCCCTGGCGCGGCTGAACACATTCCTGCGGCTGGTCGACCGCACGCGCTTCCGCATGAGCGCATCGACCGTGCACGCGGCGCCGGAGGTCGACGGTCCCACTGCGACGCTGAAGGCCGCCTTCAACCACGACGGCGAGCCGGACATCCACACCAAGGTGGCCAAGATCAATGCCTATTCCAGCGGCCTGGTGCAGGACAAGCTGGAACGCGGCGTGGTTTTGGTCGGCCTGCGCATGTTGCTCTACCCGCCGTGGTTCTTCCTGCGCCAGTATCTGTTCAAACGCCAGTTCCTCGACGGCTGGGCCGGATTCATCCAGAGCGCGGTGGGCGCCTTCTACGTGTTCCTGAAGTACGCCAAGGTGCATGAAGTCCGACGCCGCCATCGCGATTGA